The following proteins come from a genomic window of Sardina pilchardus chromosome 13, fSarPil1.1, whole genome shotgun sequence:
- the b3gnt2l gene encoding N-acetyllactosaminide beta-1,3-N-acetylglucosaminyltransferase 2, translating into MKGRTGAFAATVVICSCLIFVYTNLNPEGPVTRCVIPDIPVRSVTGHPRPSVTPDTVDGKVNRSQLRDVRISTVHLSTVFRTAIPQSGAFWNRKFYSVLKKLDKKGNLPKSEISGNGTLESTESLQTNIADFNKYPSIHQDFLRSMHFRSPDILINQPNKCTSNGKPDTVTLLFALKSSAQNFAQRQTIRQTWGQEKAYENGLLVRTVFVLGTSSSEEPDLGKLLSLEAQEFGDLLVWDFKDTFFNLTLKEHVFLKWSILHCPQVSFIFKGDDDVFVNTNAILKYLKSLQPAKVSKLYLGQIISQASPLRDPKIKYYVPHTFYDGPYPPYAGGGGFVFSGALLESLYSITWFIPFFPIDDVYTGMCFQALGIVPEKHQGFRTFDIMEKDRENACVHKDLLVVHRRSPQQTLRLWQRLESPLLTC; encoded by the coding sequence ATGAAAGGTCGTACCGGGGCATTTGCTGCTACAGTAGTGATTTGTTCATGTCTTATATTTGTCTACACAAACTTGAACCCTGAGGGGCCTGTTACTCGCTGTGTCATACCAGATATTCCTGTGAGGTCTGTCACTGGTCACCCAAGACCAAGTGTCACACCTGATACAGTCGATGGAAAAGTAAACAGAAGCCAACTTCGTGATGTCAGGATATCCACAGTCCACCTTTCCACTGTATTTAGAACAGCTATTCCACAGAGTGGTGCGTTCTGGAACAGAAAGTTTTACTCTGTTCTCAAAAAGTTGGATAAAAAAGGAAATCTTCCAAAATCTGAAATCAGTGGCAACGGTACGCTAGAGAGTACAGAGTCTCTGCAAACAAACATAGCAGATTTCAATAAATACCCATCGATCCACCAGGATTTTTTGCGCAGCATGCATTTCCGTAGTCCTGATATTCTCATCAACCAGCCCAACAAGTGCACTTCTAATGGCAAACCTGACACAGTGACTCTTCTCTTTGCCCTTAAGTCTAGTGCACAGAATTTTGCACAACGACAAACTATTAGGCAGACTTGGGGGCAAGAAAAGGCGTATGAAAATGGTCTGCTGGTACGAACAGTTTTTGTCTTAGGCACCTCTTCCTCTGAGGAACCTGATCTCGGAAAGCTCTTATCCCTCGAAGCCCAGGAGTTTGGTGATTTGCTTGTCTGGGACTTTAAGGATACATTTTTCAACCTCACTCTAAAAGAACATGTATTTCTCAAATGGTCTATCCTACACTGTCCTCAGGTCTCCTTTATTTTCAAGGGTGATGATGACGTTTTTGTTAATACAAATGCTATTCTGAAATACCTTAAGTCACTGCAGCCAGCCAAGGTGTCAAAACTGTATCTTGGTCAAATAATATCGCAAGCCTCCCCCCTGCGTGACCCTAAGATAAAGTACTATGTCCCACACACCTTCTATGATGGACCCTATCCTCCCTACGCAGGTGGTGGTGGCTTTGTGTTCTCGGGGGCTCTGCTGGAGTCTCTCTACAGTATAACCTGGTTCATCCCGTTTTTTCCCATCGATGATGTCTACACAGGAATGTGTTTCCAAGCTCTTGGTATAGTTCCAGAGAAACACCAAGGGTTCAGGACTTTTGACATCATGGAGAAGGATCGGGAGAATGCATGCGTGCACAAAGATCTGCTTGTGGTGCATCGGAGAAGTCCACAGCAAACTCTACGGCTGTGGCAGAGATTAGAGAGCCCTCTTCTCACTTGCTAA